Proteins encoded within one genomic window of Citricoccus muralis:
- a CDS encoding putative quinol monooxygenase: MTFAHVGTLGVKPGHRDDVVALISRPHLGNDDIGCLLYEVGVNDDEPDTVFVMELWADEN, from the coding sequence ATGACTTTCGCGCATGTTGGCACACTCGGTGTGAAGCCCGGTCATCGCGACGACGTCGTCGCCCTCATCTCCCGTCCCCATCTCGGTAACGACGACATCGGTTGTCTGCTCTACGAAGTCGGCGTCAACGACGATGAACCCGACACCGTGTTCGTGATGGAACTGTGGGCCGACGAAAATTAG
- a CDS encoding methionine synthase encodes MNSLLPTSTAGSLPKPSWLAEPGQLWSAWRWQDDELLESKRDALRLSLHEQESAGIDLVSDGEQTRQHFVTTFIEHLDGVDFETRQTVRIRDRYDASVPTVVGAVSREKPVFVEDAAFARQHTDRQLKWALPGPMTMIDTLYDSYYGSREKLAWEFAGILNQEAKELEAAGVDIVQFDEPAFNVFFDEVNDWGVAALERAVEGLRCETAVHICYGYGIEANIEWKKTLGSAWLQYERFFPLLQRSSLDIVSLECQHSRVPMDLIELIRGKKVMVGAIDVATNEVETPEEVADVLRNALRFVDADKLYPSTNCGMAPLSREVARGKLNALSAGAALVREEILTPAI; translated from the coding sequence ATGAATTCTCTATTGCCCACCTCCACCGCCGGCAGCCTACCGAAGCCAAGTTGGTTGGCCGAACCAGGCCAGCTCTGGTCGGCCTGGCGATGGCAGGATGACGAACTGCTCGAAAGCAAGCGTGACGCCCTGCGCCTGTCCCTGCACGAACAAGAATCCGCGGGCATCGACCTGGTCAGCGACGGCGAACAGACCCGCCAGCATTTCGTCACCACCTTCATCGAGCACCTGGACGGCGTCGACTTTGAGACCCGGCAGACTGTGCGCATCCGCGACCGCTACGATGCCAGCGTCCCCACCGTGGTCGGTGCGGTGTCCCGCGAGAAGCCGGTGTTCGTCGAGGACGCCGCCTTCGCCCGCCAGCACACAGACCGTCAACTTAAGTGGGCGCTCCCCGGGCCCATGACGATGATCGACACGCTGTACGACAGCTACTACGGCAGCCGCGAGAAACTGGCCTGGGAGTTTGCCGGCATCCTGAATCAGGAAGCCAAAGAACTCGAAGCTGCCGGCGTCGACATCGTCCAATTCGACGAGCCGGCGTTCAATGTGTTCTTCGATGAGGTCAACGACTGGGGCGTCGCCGCTCTGGAGCGCGCCGTGGAGGGTCTGCGCTGCGAGACGGCGGTGCACATCTGTTACGGCTACGGCATCGAAGCGAATATCGAGTGGAAGAAGACCCTGGGCTCAGCATGGCTGCAGTACGAGCGGTTCTTCCCGCTCCTGCAGCGCTCAAGTCTCGACATCGTTTCGTTGGAGTGCCAACACTCCCGGGTGCCGATGGATCTAATCGAGCTGATCCGAGGCAAGAAGGTGATGGTGGGTGCGATCGACGTCGCCACCAACGAGGTCGAAACACCTGAAGAAGTCGCCGACGTGCTCAGAAATGCCCTGCGCTTCGTCGACGCCGACAAGCTCTACCCGTCGACCAACTGCGGAATGGCACCGCTCTCCCGCGAGGTCGCCCGGGGCAAGCTCAACGCCCTCAGCGCCGGCGCCGCTCTCGTCCGCGAGGAAATCCTGACCCCAGCGATCTAG
- the soxR gene encoding redox-sensitive transcriptional activator SoxR encodes MTVGEMSKRTGVAVSALHYYERMGLITSFRTAGNQRRFPRHMLRRVALVSVAKRLGIPLSDLQEAFADVPLTGTPSHEDWQKASRRWKRVLEQRRQGIERLEKELTGCIGCGCLSMKACTLLNPDDELGDTGAGARRVPLE; translated from the coding sequence ATGACCGTCGGGGAAATGAGCAAGCGCACCGGAGTTGCCGTCTCCGCGCTGCACTACTACGAGCGCATGGGTCTCATCACTTCATTCCGCACCGCCGGAAATCAACGCCGCTTCCCGCGGCACATGCTGCGTCGCGTCGCGCTAGTCTCCGTGGCCAAGCGGCTCGGCATTCCCCTGTCGGATCTGCAGGAAGCCTTCGCCGACGTCCCGCTCACGGGGACCCCGAGCCACGAAGACTGGCAAAAAGCATCACGGCGCTGGAAACGCGTGCTGGAGCAACGTCGCCAGGGCATCGAACGTCTCGAGAAGGAACTCACCGGCTGCATCGGTTGCGGTTGCCTGTCCATGAAAGCGTGCACACTGCTCAATCCCGACGACGAGCTCGGCGATACCGGAGCGGGTGCTCGCCGCGTCCCCTTGGAGTGA
- a CDS encoding DUF1304 domain-containing protein, with product MVIAGLILTGLAALVHVYIFVLESLAWSGRRAQATFGHTADQVEVTKALAYNQGFYNLFLAIAVFLGTIFMTAGQTAIGATLVFTGAGSMVAAALVLLLSNRTMASAVLKQGAIPALGIIALVLGLAF from the coding sequence ATGGTGATTGCCGGGCTCATCCTCACCGGACTTGCCGCACTCGTTCACGTCTACATTTTTGTGCTGGAGTCCCTGGCCTGGAGCGGTCGTCGTGCGCAGGCCACATTCGGCCACACCGCTGACCAGGTGGAAGTCACCAAGGCGTTGGCGTACAACCAGGGCTTCTATAACCTTTTCCTGGCCATCGCCGTATTCCTCGGGACCATTTTCATGACAGCCGGACAGACCGCGATCGGAGCGACTCTGGTGTTCACTGGTGCCGGATCCATGGTCGCGGCGGCTCTGGTGTTGCTGCTGTCCAACCGCACGATGGCCTCCGCAGTCCTCAAACAGGGCGCGATACCGGCGCTGGGCATCATCGCGCTGGTGCTCGGACTCGCGTTCTGA
- a CDS encoding putative oxygenase MesX, which translates to MSHDFTLTISRIPFDEDYRPAEGTRLTTNFANLARGEHRQQNMRNTLQMINSRFNHLANWDNPTGDRYTLEIEIVTIDIDVDGQGKTFPAIELLQTTIVDHHTQQRIAGVTGNSLSSYVRDYDFSVRLPAYNINTERREVPEDFGLLHGELFKFVIDSDTYREAFAKPPVICLSVSTSKTYRRTTNVHPILGVEYLHDDDSLTDQYFNRMGLQARYFMPTGSVAPLAFYAGEGLLTDYTNLELISVVSAMESFQKIYRPEIYNANSPAGAHFQPSLENPDCSFTQIEYDRRERSQLAQRQGLFTQKHFIEPYKPVLERWTADRGQRAVARQG; encoded by the coding sequence ATGAGCCACGACTTCACACTGACCATCAGCAGGATTCCCTTCGACGAGGACTATCGTCCCGCCGAGGGCACCCGACTGACCACGAACTTCGCGAATTTGGCGCGCGGTGAACACCGTCAGCAGAACATGCGCAACACCCTGCAGATGATCAATTCCCGCTTCAACCACCTGGCGAACTGGGACAACCCCACCGGCGACAGGTACACATTGGAGATCGAGATCGTCACCATCGACATTGACGTGGATGGTCAGGGCAAGACGTTCCCGGCGATCGAGCTGCTGCAGACCACCATCGTGGATCATCACACCCAGCAACGCATCGCCGGCGTCACCGGGAACAGCCTGTCGTCCTATGTCCGCGACTACGACTTCAGCGTGCGCCTTCCCGCCTACAACATCAATACCGAACGGCGGGAGGTTCCGGAGGACTTCGGTCTCCTCCACGGAGAGTTGTTCAAGTTCGTAATCGACTCGGATACTTACCGCGAGGCGTTCGCCAAGCCACCGGTGATCTGTCTCAGCGTCTCCACCAGCAAAACCTACCGGCGCACCACCAACGTTCACCCGATTCTGGGCGTGGAGTACCTCCACGATGACGACTCGCTGACGGACCAGTATTTCAACCGCATGGGGCTCCAGGCGCGCTACTTCATGCCCACCGGCAGCGTGGCTCCCTTGGCCTTCTATGCAGGCGAAGGTTTACTCACGGACTACACCAACCTTGAGTTGATCAGCGTGGTCAGCGCCATGGAGTCGTTCCAGAAGATTTACCGCCCGGAGATCTACAACGCGAACTCGCCCGCGGGTGCGCACTTTCAACCGAGCCTGGAGAACCCGGACTGCTCGTTCACCCAGATCGAATACGACCGCCGTGAGCGCAGTCAGCTGGCTCAGCGCCAAGGACTCTTCACCCAAAAGCACTTCATCGAACCCTACAAACCCGTTCTGGAACGTTGGACCGCCGATCGCGGGCAGCGTGCCGTCGCGAGACAAGGTTGA